Part of the Cellulomonas taurus genome, CAGCACCCCGTAGGCCAGCTCGAACATCCCGGTCCCGGCCAGCACCGGCACCAGCGCGATCCCGCGGGCACCGAGCAGCACCGTCGACGACAGCAGCACGGCGGGCAGCGCCAGCACCATCACGATCAGCGCCCACGGGTTCGCCAGTGCGCAGACCAGGCCGAGCAGCACCGGCAGGCAGATCATCAGCACATAGGCCCAGCGGGCGCGCCGCTCGCCGAGCCGCACCGCCAGGGTCCGCTTGCCGACCAGGGAGTCGGTGGGCACGTCGCGCAGGTTGTTGATCATCAGCAGCGCGCACGCGATCAGCCCGACCGCGACCGCGCCGACCACCGCGGGCCAGGTGATCCGGTCGGCCTGGGTGTACGTGGTGCCCAGCACGGCGACCAGTCCGAAGAACACGAACACCCCGACCTCGCCGAGCCCGAGGTAGCCGTAGGGCTTCTTGCCGCCGGTGTAGAACCAGGCGGCCAGCACGCACAGCACCCCGATCGCCAGCAGCCACCACTGGCCGCTCAGCGCCACCAGCCCGAGGCCGAACAGGCCCGCCACCCCGAAGCTGGCGAAGGCGGCACCCTTGACCGCGCGCGGGCTGGCGGCGGCCGAGGCGGTCAGGCGCATCGGCCCGACCCGCTCGGTGTCGGTGCCTCGGATGCCGTCCGAGTAGTCGTTGGCGAAGTTCACCCCGACCTGCAACGCCAGCGCGACCCCGGCGGCGAGCACCGCCCGGCCGAGATGCGCCTGGTCGATCTGCGCCGCGGCTCCGGTGCCGACCAGCACCGGTGCGGCGGCGGCGGGCAGGGTGCGCGGGCGGGAACCGGCGATCCACTCGGACAGCGTGGCCATGAGACTCCTGAGTCAGTGGGTGAGGCGGTCGGCGGCCAGTGCGGCCACTCCCCGACGGTCGATCTTGCCCGGTCCCCGGGTCGGCAGCGTGTCCAGCACCAGCTGGTGCCGGGGTGCGGCGGCCGGACCGAGGGCAGCGGCGACCCGGGTGCGGACCGCGGCCGGGTCGGGAACGGCGGTGCCGGGGTGCAGCACCAGGACCGCCGTCACGGCCTGACCCCAGTGCGGGTCCGGCACGCCGACCACGCAGACCTCGGCGACACCGGGCAGCTCGGCCAGCACGCGCTCGACGGCGGCGGGCGGCACCTTCTCCCCGCCGGTGATCAGCACGTCGTCCGCCCGGCCGAGCACGGTGAGCGTGCCCTGCGACCAGCGGCCCAGGTCGCTGGTGTGCAGCCAGCGGGTGCCGTCGGCATCGGTGCGGAAGCTGTCGGCGGTCAGCTCGGGACGGTCCCGGTACCCGGTGGCCAGCATCGGTCCGGTCAGTGCGATCCGGTCGTCGGGATCGATCGCCACCCGCACGCCGTCCAGCGGCACACCGTCGTAGACGCAGCCGCCGCAGGTCTCGGACATGCCGTAGGTCGTGACCAGCCGAACGCCCCGGGCCCGCGCGTCGGCGATCAGTCCGTCGGGTGCGGCGGCACCGCCGAGCAGCACCGCGTCGAAGCCGGCCAGCGCGTCGGTGGCGGCCGGATCGGCCAGCACCCGGATCAGCTGGGTCGGCACCAGGGAGACGTAGCGCGGTCCGTCCGAGGGCACCTGGGCGGCGGCCGCCAGGAAGGACGCGGCGCGGAACGGTCCCGACAACCGGACCGGTTCCGTCCCGGCGGCCACGGAGCGCAGCACCACCTGAAGCCCGGCGATGTGCGCGGTGGGCAGCGCCAGCAGCCAGTGCCCCGGCCCGGCGAGCCGGGTGTGGGTGGCACGGGCCGAGGCCAGCAGCGCGTCGGCCGACAGCAGCACGTCCCGGGGGGCGCCGGTGGACCCGGAGGTGCGGACCAGCAGGGCGACGTCGTCCGGCACCGGGGTGCCGGGCTCGGTCGGTTCGTCGGTCGGCAGCACCGCCGGACCCGCACCCGACAGCGCGTCACGCAGGGCGGTGGTCAGCTCGGCCACCGGGGTGGCGGGGACGACGCGGACGGAGCGGCTCACCGGATCAGGGTAGGTGCGCCCGTACAGTGATCGGCGATTGTCGACCCGAAGGAACCCCATGTCCACGATGACCGCACGCCGCAGCCCCCGTCGAACGGCCGGTGTGCTGCTCAGCACCTGCGTGGCCCTGCTGCTGGCCGCCTGTGCCACCGGCACCCCGGATCCTTCAGTCAGCACGGCCGCGCCGACCGTCGAGCCGAACAAGGTCGCGGTCGCCGAGCCGGAGCTGCCCGCCGTGTGGCCGCTGACCGGCGAGTCCGGTGACCTGGTGAACCGCCCGGCGTTGGCGGTCAAGATCGAGAACACCGCCGTCGCCCGGCCGCAGTCCGGCCTGAACCAGGCGGATGTGGTGTGGGAGACCATCGTCGAGTTCGAGGTGTCCCGCCTGGTCGCCGTCTTCCACTCGCAGGTCCCGGGGGAGATCGGCCCGATCCGATCGGTCCGGCCGATGGACACCGCGATCACCTCGCCGCTGAACGGTCTGCTGACCTTCTCCGGTGGGCAGCCCGGCATCCTGCAGATGGTCGCGGACGCCCCGGTGCAGGCGCTGAGTCACGACGCCGGGGTGGACGGGATGTACCGGCTGAAGTCCCGCTCGGCCCCGCACAACGTGTACGCCACCCCGGCCACGCTGTGGTCGCAGGCCGACGCCGAGCACCAGAACAGTCCGGGCCAGCAGTTCGCCATCGCGCGCTCGCCGGAGCTGGCCAGCGCCGTCGTCGCCGGCGCCCCGGCCTCCCGGCTCGACTTCCGGCTCTCCGGGCAGTCCAGCCCGGCGTGGCAGTGGAACGGCGAGGTGTGGCAGCGCTGGGAGGGCAGCACCCCGGCCACCGACGCCGCCGACGACACCCAGGTGCACGCCGACAACGTGGTCGCCATCGTCGCCGCCCACCCCAACACCGAGTTCGGTGCGCAGAACGGCGCACCGGTGCCGACCTACACGCTGGTCGGCACCGGCTCGGGCACCCTGGCCTCCGGTGGCAAGACGGTGGACGTGACCTGGCAGAAGGACTCCGAGGCGGCGCCGATGCGGCTGTTCCTGGCCGACGGCACCGAGGCGACGCTGGCACCGGGCAACACCTGGGTGGAGCTGGTCCCGGCCGAGACCGGGTCGATGACGGTCTCCTGAAGCCCTGACCCCCTGACCCCCTGCCCCGCTGGGGCCCGGCCGGACCGCTCAGCGCCGGGCGTGCCCCAACCAGCCGGCCAGCCGCTCGGTCGGGCCGGCCTGCGGGTCCACCTCGACCACGGCGGCGAACGGCGTGCGCTCGTCTCGGGCGTCGGCGGGCAGGAACTGTGCCGCGTCGGCCAGCGCGAACTCGGCGGCGGCCGCCGGTCCCTCGCTGGGCAGCCCCAGGGCGACGGCGATGTCCCAACCGTGCACCAGCGGCTCCTTGACCCATCCGGCCACGGCCGCGCGGGCGGGAACGGTGCCCCAGGGGGCGGTGACCAGGCGGTCCAGCACTGACGGCTCGGCCCAGCTCGCCAGAGTGCGCTGCACCGCCTCCTGGTGCCGGGTCGCCAGGTCCGCGTCGGCGATGTCGTCGTAGAACACCGGGACATCCCACGGCGAACCGCCGTCGACCACGACGCGGGCCCGGTCGACCGAGGCGATCACGTGGGCGATCACGGTGCGCACGTCCCAGTCGGCGCACGGCGTGGGGGCGCCCAGGTCACCGGAGATCAGGGTGGTGAACCACGCGTGGGCGTCCTGGAACAGCGGGCGGGGGTCGGTCATGTCGTGCTCCTTCGATCGGATGTGTCGTGGGGAGCGTGGCGGCCATACCCGACATCTGCTGTCATGTTTGATAGGTCACATGCGCGCCGATCGACTGCTGTCCATGCTCTGGCTGCTGATGGCACACGAGTCGCTGTCGGCCACCGAGCTGGCCCGCCGCCTGGAGGTGTCGTCCCGGACGGTGCTGCGCGACGTCGAGGCGCTGTCGGCCTCCGGCGTGCCGGTGTACTGCGAGCGCGGCCGGTCCGGTGGCGTGCGACTCCTGCCCGGCTTCCGGACGCGGGTCACGGGCATGAGCCAGGAGGAGACCCGTGGGGTGTTCCTGGCGATGGCCGCCCCGGTTGCCGACTCGTTGAACTGGGGCCGGGCGATGACCTCGGGGCTGCGCAAGATCGACGCGTCGCTGCCGGGCGATCAACGGGGGACGGTGGACGCCCTGGCCCGGCGGCTGGTGATCGACCCGGCCGGGTGGCTGTCATCCGGGTCGGTGCCACCGCTGGAACCCCTGCTGTCGGCGGCGCTGGCGGATCGCCGCCTCCGGGTCCACTACCGGCCGGGCAGCGGCGACGCGTGGGCGGACGACGTCGACGCCTATGGGCTGCTCGCCGCGGGCGGTGCCTGGTACCTGGCGGTGGGCCGAGCGGGGGAGCCGCGCTTCCTCCGGGTGGACCGGATCGTCGACCATCAGGTGCTGGCCGAGGGCTTCGACCGGCCCGGCGACCTCGATCTACGGGTGCTCTGGCAGGACCGCCGTGCCGCCTACCGGGACCTGCGCCGCGACCCGGTGCGGGTGGTCGCCGCGCTGCACCCGGATCGGCGGGCCCAGGTCGCCGAGTCGGCGATGGAGCTGACCGACACCGGGGTCACCGACGACGGCTGGCTGCGGGTCGCGGCGCGGTTCGGTGACCGGCGGCACGCGATGTCCGTGCTGGAGGCCTGTGGTGCTGACGCGGTGGTCGTCGAGCCGACCTGGCTGCGCGAGCACCTGATCGACCGCGCGCGCCGGGTGCTCGCTCAGTACATGTAGCCGAACCTGCCCCAGTCCGGGTCGCGGCGCTGCAGGAACGCGTCCCGGCCCTCGACCGCTTCGTCGGTCATGTAGGCCAGCCGGGTCGCCTCCCCGGCAAAGACCTGCTGCCCGGCCAGGCCGTCGTCGGCCAGGTTGAAGGCGAACTTCAACATCCGGATCGCCTGCGGGGACTTGGTGGCGATGACCCGGGCGTACTCCAGTGCCGCGTCCTCCAGCTCGGCGTGGTCGACCACGTCGTTCACCGCGCCCCAGTCGTAGGCGTCCTGCGCCGAGTACTCGCGGGCCAGGAAGAAGATCTCCCGCGCCCGCTTCTGCCCGACCTGACGGGCCAGCAGCGCCGAGCCGTACCCGCCGTCGAAGCTGCCGACGTTCGCGTCGGTCTGCATGAACCGGGCGTGCTCCCGGGAGGCGATGGTCAGATCCGCCACCACGTGCAGCGAGTGACCGCCACCGGCCGCCCAGCCGTTCACCACCGCGACGACCACCTTGGGCATGGTCCGGATCAGACGCTGCACCTCCAGGATGTGCAGGCGTCCGGCGCGGGCCGGGTCGATCTGGTCGGCGGTCTGGCCATCGACCGACTCGGTGTACCGGTAGCCGTCCCGGCCGCGGATCCGCTGGTCACCGCCCGAGCAGAAGGCGTAGCCGCCGTCCTTGGGGGAGGGGCCGTTGCCGGTGAGCAGCACGGTGCCGACGTCGGAGCTCATCCGGGCGTGGTCCAGCACGCGGTACAGCTCGTCCACCGTGTGCGGGCGGAAGGCGTTGCGCACCTCCGGCCGGTCGAAGGCCACCCGGACCACGGGCAGGCCGCGCGGGCTGTCACCGCTGCGGTCGACGCCCCGGTGGTACGTCAGGTCGGTGAGGTCCTCGAAGCCGGACACCGTGCGCCAGCGGGTCGGGTCGAAGGTGTCGGAGACGGTGGCGGGCAGCTGGTCGGTCACAGCCAGCAGCGTAGGCCAGCATAAAGTGGTACGGTCGTACCAATTACGGGGCGTGCGACGGCGGAGAACCCACCCGGCGCGTCCACTGGCGGGACGTCCCGTCGGAGGGTGAACGACATGGCGTGGGTCGTCCTGATCCTGTCCGGACTGCTGGAAGCCGGATGGGCGCTGAGCCTCAAGGCGTCCGAGGGGTTCAGCAAGCTGTGGCCCAGCGTGTCCTTCGTGGCGTTGCTGGCGCTGTCCATGGTCGGCCTCAGCTGGGCGTTGCGTACGCTGCCGGTCGGGCTGGCGTACGCGGTGTGGGTCGGCATCGGTGCCGCCACCACCGCGGTGCTCGCGATCATCTGGCTGGGCGAGGGAGTGTCGATGGGCAAGATCGTGTCGCTCGCGCTGATCGTCGCCGGGGTGGTCGGCCTGAACCTCACCTCGACCGGCACCGGACACTGAGCCGATGACCGTCGGTGGGACCGCCAAGGGTGCCCGGCGACGGGAGCTGATCGCCGCTGCCGCCGCGGCCCTGGTGCTGGACCAGGGACCCGGCGCGCTGAGCCACCGGGCGGTCGCCGCCCGTGCCGGTGTCCCGTTGGCCGCCACCACCTACTACTTCCGCGACCTGGACGAGCTGGCAGCCGTCGCCGGTGCGGCGCTGGTCGACAGTTGGACGGCGCACGCCCGCGCGGTGCTGGACACCCTGACCGACGGTGACGACCCCGCCGCCGTCCTGGCCGAGGCACTGCTGCCCCCCGGCGACGACTCGGCGATCCGGGCACACCACGAACAGGTGCTCGCCCTCGGTCGCAACCCCGTCCTGGCGACCGCCGTCGGCGCCGCCCGGGTCCGGCTCGACGCCGTGCTCACCGAACTGATCGAGGCGGTGCTCGGCCGCGGCGCACCGGCCCGCACCCGGGATCCGGAACTGGTGCTGGCGGTGGTGGACGGCGCGGTGGTCGCGGCGGCGAGCGAGGGCCGGGCGATCAGACCGCACACCCGCCGACTGCTGGGCATCCTGCTCGCCTGACCGCGCCCATCCGCCCGCGCCCGGGGTCGGCACTTCGCGCCCGAGTTCGGCAGTTGGCCGGGCTGGTCACGGCGCGAACTAACGACCTCGCCACCGGACTGTGCCCGAGTTCGGCACGTGGCGCCCGAGTGCGGCAGTTGGCCCCCGAGTTCGGCACCGCACGCCCGGGGTCGGCACTTCGCGCCCGAGTTCGGCACTTCGCGCCCGAGTTCGGCACTTCGCCGGGCCGGTCGCGGCGCGAACTGACGACTTCGCCACCGGACTGCGCCCTGCTGGGCTGCGACCGAGCCTCTAGGCTGAGGTGGTGCATGTCTACGCGATCGGGCTGCGG contains:
- a CDS encoding 1,4-dihydroxy-2-naphthoate polyprenyltransferase — translated: MATLSEWIAGSRPRTLPAAAAPVLVGTGAAAQIDQAHLGRAVLAAGVALALQVGVNFANDYSDGIRGTDTERVGPMRLTASAAASPRAVKGAAFASFGVAGLFGLGLVALSGQWWLLAIGVLCVLAAWFYTGGKKPYGYLGLGEVGVFVFFGLVAVLGTTYTQADRITWPAVVGAVAVGLIACALLMINNLRDVPTDSLVGKRTLAVRLGERRARWAYVLMICLPVLLGLVCALANPWALIVMVLALPAVLLSSTVLLGARGIALVPVLAGTGMFELAYGVLLGLGLAL
- the menE gene encoding o-succinylbenzoate--CoA ligase: MSRSVRVVPATPVAELTTALRDALSGAGPAVLPTDEPTEPGTPVPDDVALLVRTSGSTGAPRDVLLSADALLASARATHTRLAGPGHWLLALPTAHIAGLQVVLRSVAAGTEPVRLSGPFRAASFLAAAAQVPSDGPRYVSLVPTQLIRVLADPAATDALAGFDAVLLGGAAAPDGLIADARARGVRLVTTYGMSETCGGCVYDGVPLDGVRVAIDPDDRIALTGPMLATGYRDRPELTADSFRTDADGTRWLHTSDLGRWSQGTLTVLGRADDVLITGGEKVPPAAVERVLAELPGVAEVCVVGVPDPHWGQAVTAVLVLHPGTAVPDPAAVRTRVAAALGPAAAPRHQLVLDTLPTRGPGKIDRRGVAALAADRLTH
- a CDS encoding DUF3048 domain-containing protein, translated to MSTMTARRSPRRTAGVLLSTCVALLLAACATGTPDPSVSTAAPTVEPNKVAVAEPELPAVWPLTGESGDLVNRPALAVKIENTAVARPQSGLNQADVVWETIVEFEVSRLVAVFHSQVPGEIGPIRSVRPMDTAITSPLNGLLTFSGGQPGILQMVADAPVQALSHDAGVDGMYRLKSRSAPHNVYATPATLWSQADAEHQNSPGQQFAIARSPELASAVVAGAPASRLDFRLSGQSSPAWQWNGEVWQRWEGSTPATDAADDTQVHADNVVAIVAAHPNTEFGAQNGAPVPTYTLVGTGSGTLASGGKTVDVTWQKDSEAAPMRLFLADGTEATLAPGNTWVELVPAETGSMTVS
- a CDS encoding TIGR03086 family metal-binding protein gives rise to the protein MTDPRPLFQDAHAWFTTLISGDLGAPTPCADWDVRTVIAHVIASVDRARVVVDGGSPWDVPVFYDDIADADLATRHQEAVQRTLASWAEPSVLDRLVTAPWGTVPARAAVAGWVKEPLVHGWDIAVALGLPSEGPAAAAEFALADAAQFLPADARDERTPFAAVVEVDPQAGPTERLAGWLGHARR
- a CDS encoding helix-turn-helix transcriptional regulator → MRADRLLSMLWLLMAHESLSATELARRLEVSSRTVLRDVEALSASGVPVYCERGRSGGVRLLPGFRTRVTGMSQEETRGVFLAMAAPVADSLNWGRAMTSGLRKIDASLPGDQRGTVDALARRLVIDPAGWLSSGSVPPLEPLLSAALADRRLRVHYRPGSGDAWADDVDAYGLLAAGGAWYLAVGRAGEPRFLRVDRIVDHQVLAEGFDRPGDLDLRVLWQDRRAAYRDLRRDPVRVVAALHPDRRAQVAESAMELTDTGVTDDGWLRVAARFGDRRHAMSVLEACGADAVVVEPTWLREHLIDRARRVLAQYM
- a CDS encoding 1,4-dihydroxy-2-naphthoyl-CoA synthase — encoded protein: MTDQLPATVSDTFDPTRWRTVSGFEDLTDLTYHRGVDRSGDSPRGLPVVRVAFDRPEVRNAFRPHTVDELYRVLDHARMSSDVGTVLLTGNGPSPKDGGYAFCSGGDQRIRGRDGYRYTESVDGQTADQIDPARAGRLHILEVQRLIRTMPKVVVAVVNGWAAGGGHSLHVVADLTIASREHARFMQTDANVGSFDGGYGSALLARQVGQKRAREIFFLAREYSAQDAYDWGAVNDVVDHAELEDAALEYARVIATKSPQAIRMLKFAFNLADDGLAGQQVFAGEATRLAYMTDEAVEGRDAFLQRRDPDWGRFGYMY
- a CDS encoding DMT family transporter; the encoded protein is MAWVVLILSGLLEAGWALSLKASEGFSKLWPSVSFVALLALSMVGLSWALRTLPVGLAYAVWVGIGAATTAVLAIIWLGEGVSMGKIVSLALIVAGVVGLNLTSTGTGH
- a CDS encoding TetR/AcrR family transcriptional regulator, with the translated sequence MTVGGTAKGARRRELIAAAAAALVLDQGPGALSHRAVAARAGVPLAATTYYFRDLDELAAVAGAALVDSWTAHARAVLDTLTDGDDPAAVLAEALLPPGDDSAIRAHHEQVLALGRNPVLATAVGAARVRLDAVLTELIEAVLGRGAPARTRDPELVLAVVDGAVVAAASEGRAIRPHTRRLLGILLA